DNA sequence from the Streptomyces sp. CA-210063 genome:
CCGGCACCCTCCGGATCTGGCTCTTCCAGGAGGTGAGCAACGAGCCGAAGCAGAAGGTCGTCGACAAGGTGGTCTCGGCCTTCGAGAAGGCGCACGACGGCGCGAAGGTGAAGATCGAGTACATCCCCGTCGAGACCCGCGCCCAGCGGATCAAGGCCGCCTTCAACGACCCGAAGAGCGCCCCGGACCTCATCGAGTACGGCAACACCGACACGGCCGGTTACGTGAAGGACGGCGGACTCGCCGACGTCACCACCGAGTTCAACGACTGGTCCGAGGCCAAGGACTCCGACCCGACCGCCAAGACCTCCGTGACCGTCGACGGAAAGATCTACGGCGCGCCCTTCTTCGTGGGCGTACGCGCGCTGTACTACCGCACCGACGTCTTCGAGGAGCTCGGCCTCGAAGCCCCGAAGTCCCTCGACGAGCTGACCGCCACCGCCAAGCAGATCCGCGCGGCCAAGCCCGACCTGTACGGCCTCGTCGTCGGCGGCGCCTACACCTACGGCGCGATGCCCTTCGTCTGGGCCAACGGCGGCGAGATAGCCGAGGGCAAGGGCGGCTCGTACGCCTCGACCATCGACAGCGCGGCCGCCCAGAAGGGCATCGAGGCGTACACCTCGCTCTTCGGCGACGACAACTGCCCCGCCGCCAAGTGCGCGAGCATGGGCGGCAACGACACGGTCACCGCGTTCGCCGCCGGCAAGGCGGGCATGGCGATCGGCGGCGACTTCAGCCACGCGGCCGTGGAGGCCGGCAAGGTCAAGGGCAAGTACGCGGTCGTACCGCTGCCGGGTGTGAAGTCCGGCTCCGTGGCGCCGGCGTTCGCGGGCGGCAACAACATCGGTGTGCTGAAGAGCACCACGCACCGCACCCTCGCCGTCGACCTGATGAAGCGGCTGGCGTCCAAGCAGACCCAGGGCGAACTCTTCGACGCGATGGGCTTCCTGCCGACGTACACCGACGTGCGGGCCGAGGCGGCCAAGGAGGAGCCGTTCATCGAGCCCTTCGTCAAGACGCTGTCCTCCGGCACGAAGTTCGTGCCCGTCTCGCCGGCCTGGGCGCAGATCGACGCGTCGCTGGTGCTGCCGACGATGTTCCAGGAGGTCGTCAGCGGCAAGAAGGACGTGGCCGAGGCGTCGAAGGACGCGGCGACGCAGATGAACGATGCGTTCAGCTCCGCTGGTTGAGCGGGGGGCGCCCAGGGGGGTGGGGGGCGGGGAGCGTGGGCGACCGCGGGTGCGTCGTGGCTGGTCGCGCCCACGCGGCGGAGCCGCATATGTCACAGCCCCGCGCCCCTATCGGGGCGCCACCCCCTGGCTCTATCTCGCGCCCGCGCTCGTCGTGCTCGGCGGGCTGCTCGTCTACCCCATCTACCAGCTCGGTCTGATCTCGCTCCTGGAGTACACCCAGGCTCAGGTCAGCGGCGGCGAGCCGACCAGTTTCCGGGGGTTCGCGAACTACACGGAGCTCCTCGGGGACGCCGAGTTCTGGCGGGTCCTGCTGGCCACCGTCGTGTTCGCGGCGGCCTGCGTGGTCTGCACGCTCGCCGTCGGCTGTGCGCTCGCCGTGCTGCTGACCCGGGTACGGGCCCTGCCCCGCCTCGTTCTGATGCTGGCCGCGCTCGGTGCGTGGGCGACCCCCGCGATCACCGGCTCCACGGTCTGGCTGCTCCTCTTCGACCCCGACTTCGGCCCGGTCAACCGGATCCTGGGCCTCGGCGACCACTCCTGGACGTACGAGCGCTACAGCGCCTTCTTCCTCGTCCTGCTCGAAGTGGTCTGGTGCTCCTTCCCGTTCGTGATGGTGACCGTCTACGCCGGCATCCGCGCCGTACCCTCCGAGGTCCTGGAGGCCGCGGCCCTGGACGGTGCCTCGCAGTGGCGGATCTGGCGGTCGGTCCTCGCGCCGATGCTCCGCCCGATCCTCGTCGTCGTCACCATTCAGTCGGTCATCTGGGACTTCAAGGTCTTCACCCAGATCTATGTGATGACGGGCGGCGGCGGTATCGCCCGGCAGAACCTCGTACTGAACGTGTACGCCTACCAGAAGGCCTTCGCGTCCTCCCAGTACAGCCTCGGCTCGGCGATCGGCGTGGTGATGCTGGTGATTCTGCTGGCGATCACCCTGGTGTATTTGCGACTGCTGCGCAGGCAAGGGGAGGAGCTGTGAATTCGTTGGGTTTCCTGCGGCGGCCCTGGCGGCTCGCCGCGGAGGCATCCGCCCTGGTCATCGCGGCCGCGGTGGCGTTCCCCCTTTACTGGATGGTGCTCAGCGCCTTCAAACCGGCGGGGGAGATCGAGTCCAGCGAGCCCCGGCCCTGGACCCTCGCGCCGACCCTGGATTCCTTCC
Encoded proteins:
- a CDS encoding extracellular solute-binding protein translates to MKLVARLAAPVAALALAGLTACAPQTSDNSSSKEDETTGTLRIWLFQEVSNEPKQKVVDKVVSAFEKAHDGAKVKIEYIPVETRAQRIKAAFNDPKSAPDLIEYGNTDTAGYVKDGGLADVTTEFNDWSEAKDSDPTAKTSVTVDGKIYGAPFFVGVRALYYRTDVFEELGLEAPKSLDELTATAKQIRAAKPDLYGLVVGGAYTYGAMPFVWANGGEIAEGKGGSYASTIDSAAAQKGIEAYTSLFGDDNCPAAKCASMGGNDTVTAFAAGKAGMAIGGDFSHAAVEAGKVKGKYAVVPLPGVKSGSVAPAFAGGNNIGVLKSTTHRTLAVDLMKRLASKQTQGELFDAMGFLPTYTDVRAEAAKEEPFIEPFVKTLSSGTKFVPVSPAWAQIDASLVLPTMFQEVVSGKKDVAEASKDAATQMNDAFSSAG
- a CDS encoding carbohydrate ABC transporter permease, whose amino-acid sequence is MRSAPLVERGAPRGVGGGERGRPRVRRGWSRPRGGAAYVTAPRPYRGATPWLYLAPALVVLGGLLVYPIYQLGLISLLEYTQAQVSGGEPTSFRGFANYTELLGDAEFWRVLLATVVFAAACVVCTLAVGCALAVLLTRVRALPRLVLMLAALGAWATPAITGSTVWLLLFDPDFGPVNRILGLGDHSWTYERYSAFFLVLLEVVWCSFPFVMVTVYAGIRAVPSEVLEAAALDGASQWRIWRSVLAPMLRPILVVVTIQSVIWDFKVFTQIYVMTGGGGIARQNLVLNVYAYQKAFASSQYSLGSAIGVVMLVILLAITLVYLRLLRRQGEEL